Proteins encoded in a region of the Campylobacter geochelonis genome:
- the cmeU gene encoding CmeU family protein: MQEKRAQIEQEIRNLLAARDEFFKFLDANVPKKANTDVFDFDKCKDKSLKEAYAKFYAYDYATRKLLPHIYSAYDLKFNV, translated from the coding sequence ATGCAAGAAAAAAGAGCGCAAATAGAACAAGAGATAAGAAATTTACTCGCCGCAAGAGATGAGTTTTTCAAATTTCTTGATGCAAACGTCCCTAAAAAGGCAAATACAGATGTTTTTGATTTTGATAAATGTAAAGATAAAAGCCTAAAAGAGGCATATGCAAAATTTTACGCTTACGACTATGCTACAAGAAAACTTTTACCACATATTTATAGTGCGTATGATTTAAAATTTAATGTTTAA
- the tatA gene encoding twin-arginine translocase TatA/TatE family subunit: MGSMSVSHWLIVLVIIVLLFGAKKIPELAKGLGKGIKTFKKEMENDEDEVVEKVEKKETKAKDAIDATVEETKKA; this comes from the coding sequence ATGGGAAGTATGAGTGTTTCACACTGGTTGATTGTTTTGGTGATTATCGTTTTATTGTTTGGAGCTAAAAAGATTCCTGAACTTGCAAAAGGTTTAGGTAAAGGTATAAAAACCTTTAAAAAAGAGATGGAAAATGATGAAGATGAGGTTGTCGAAAAAGTTGAGAAAAAAGAGACTAAGGCTAAAGATGCTATCGATGCAACCGTAGAAGAGACTAAAAAAGCATAG
- the argS gene encoding arginine--tRNA ligase, with translation MKEIIKEEIYKALGQNVVLEKPKDRGLAHYATPYAFSLAKELKKSPKIIADELALKFSDSKILEVSALNGYINFRVKGEFLDKISSRSLKNADKFATSKPKNSSTLIEYVSANPTGPLHIGHVRGAVYGDTLARVGRHIGENITTEYYINDAGNQIDLLGISIYLVGREKLLGLEVEYPESFYRGEYIEDLAKEALDEFGEDIFKDEKSCSKLSVWGKDKMIKVIQKNLSDAHISIDNWVSEKSLYNKLESTVAKLKKCGGLYEKDGKIWINSSAVGDEKDRVVIREDTRPTYLAGDIVYHDDKFSRGFDRYINIWGADHHGYIARMKASIHFLGYDESRLEVILAQMVSLLKNGETFKMSKRAGNFILMSDVLEEIGSDALRLIFISKKCDTSLEFDVDELKVEDSSNPIFYINYAHARVNQVFGKAGKKVDDVLDANLDDLNEEAKNLLFEALILNEILEDAFYSRQLQKIPDYLKSLSASFHKFYNENRVVGSQNEDALLKLFAVVALSIKTALKVIGIEAKSKMVRKSEIEE, from the coding sequence TTGAAAGAGATAATAAAAGAAGAAATTTATAAGGCTTTAGGACAAAATGTAGTCCTAGAAAAGCCTAAAGATAGAGGGTTGGCACACTACGCTACCCCTTATGCTTTCAGTTTGGCAAAAGAGCTTAAAAAATCACCAAAAATCATAGCAGATGAGTTAGCGCTTAAATTTAGTGATAGTAAAATTTTAGAAGTTTCGGCGCTAAATGGGTATATAAATTTTAGAGTTAAGGGAGAATTTTTAGATAAAATTTCATCACGCTCTTTAAAAAATGCAGATAAATTTGCAACTTCAAAGCCAAAAAACAGCTCAACTTTAATCGAATACGTTAGCGCAAATCCAACTGGCCCACTTCACATAGGACACGTTAGAGGCGCGGTTTATGGCGATACTTTAGCGCGCGTTGGAAGACATATCGGAGAAAATATCACAACTGAATACTATATAAATGACGCTGGAAATCAGATAGATTTATTAGGAATTTCTATATATTTAGTCGGTCGTGAAAAGCTTTTAGGCTTAGAAGTAGAGTATCCTGAGAGTTTTTATAGGGGCGAGTATATCGAGGACTTGGCTAAAGAAGCTTTAGATGAGTTTGGCGAAGATATTTTTAAAGATGAAAAAAGCTGCTCTAAGCTTAGTGTTTGGGGTAAAGATAAGATGATAAAAGTCATCCAAAAAAACCTATCTGACGCACACATTAGCATAGATAACTGGGTGAGTGAGAAAAGTCTTTATAATAAGCTTGAAAGCACTGTAGCAAAGCTAAAAAAGTGCGGTGGATTATACGAAAAAGATGGCAAAATTTGGATAAACTCAAGTGCTGTTGGCGATGAAAAAGATAGGGTTGTCATAAGAGAAGATACTAGACCTACATATCTAGCTGGTGATATAGTCTACCATGATGATAAATTTAGCAGAGGTTTTGATAGATATATAAACATCTGGGGAGCAGACCATCACGGATATATCGCTAGAATGAAGGCTAGCATACATTTTTTGGGTTATGATGAGAGCCGATTAGAGGTGATTTTAGCCCAAATGGTAAGCTTGCTTAAAAACGGCGAAACATTTAAAATGAGTAAAAGAGCTGGGAATTTTATCTTGATGAGTGATGTGCTTGAAGAGATTGGAAGTGATGCTTTAAGACTTATTTTTATAAGCAAAAAGTGCGACACTTCGCTTGAATTTGATGTAGATGAACTTAAGGTTGAAGATAGCTCAAACCCTATCTTTTACATAAATTATGCTCATGCAAGAGTCAATCAAGTCTTTGGCAAGGCTGGTAAAAAAGTTGATGATGTTTTGGATGCAAATTTAGACGATTTAAACGAAGAGGCAAAAAATTTGCTTTTTGAAGCGCTGATTTTAAATGAAATTTTAGAAGATGCTTTTTATAGCAGACAGCTTCAAAAAATCCCTGATTATCTAAAGAGCCTAAGTGCAAGTTTTCATAAATTTTATAATGAAAACAGAGTTGTTGGAAGCCAAAACGAAGATGCGCTCTTAAAGCTTTTTGCTGTTGTTGCGCTAAGTATCAAAACAGCACTTAAAGTGATTGGCATAGAGGCAAAAAGTAAAATGGTAAGAAAAAGCGAAATAGAGGAATAA
- a CDS encoding DUF4139 domain-containing protein, whose translation MKFFILLFFAVFAFGKSGIDFYTNVAILEKSVVTKDAKAVFSVPFDIKEQDILVDSNCSITSTGFDNYKQIQSPLEAQKESLNNRLLALQDSYNIIKNSKLNQNQPREFDKISGILDKNLNEQNQISKELGTLNFVTTSPAYKKDFVVKTACKKATVGIRYSLSTTIKPLLKNTIRANLEKNSVEILQEVILSNLDEDLKNATVRFFPYATNQNQKPGNFSPIYLHKEEPKKVLDAPSTMVQTPAVVENIQPKQTPVPATNNNDQPLHNFKFWQIDRLDLKAKNDNKITINKQILDANFSSYIDGYGTSKAYIMARVLPKFDIQAANTNYYLNSRFVLNAYAAKGVKNTAVDIFFGADNLIEVRKNISDIVINDTPAIGSETAKNIWEYGVKNGSNKTENIIFVERIPISNSDEIVVKKLGDIEQNADSQGKVEYKFALEPKQEKVFKFGYTVSKPIK comes from the coding sequence GTGAAATTTTTTATCTTGTTATTTTTCGCCGTTTTTGCCTTTGGAAAAAGCGGCATTGACTTTTATACAAATGTTGCTATTTTAGAAAAAAGCGTGGTTACAAAAGATGCAAAAGCCGTTTTTAGTGTCCCATTTGATATAAAAGAGCAAGATATTTTAGTAGATTCAAACTGTAGTATCACAAGCACGGGCTTTGATAATTATAAACAGATACAAAGCCCGCTAGAAGCGCAAAAAGAGAGTCTAAACAACAGGCTTTTAGCGCTTCAAGATAGCTATAATATCATAAAAAATTCTAAGCTAAACCAAAACCAACCGCGCGAATTTGATAAAATTTCTGGAATTTTAGATAAAAATTTAAACGAGCAAAACCAAATTTCAAAAGAGTTAGGCACGTTAAATTTTGTTACAACTTCGCCTGCTTATAAAAAAGATTTTGTAGTGAAAACCGCTTGTAAAAAAGCTACTGTTGGCATTAGATACTCGTTATCAACAACCATAAAGCCGCTTTTAAAAAACACAATAAGGGCAAATTTGGAAAAAAATAGCGTTGAAATTTTACAAGAGGTGATTTTATCAAATTTAGATGAAGATTTAAAAAATGCAACGGTTAGATTTTTCCCATATGCGACAAATCAAAACCAAAAACCAGGCAACTTTAGTCCGATTTATCTACATAAAGAAGAGCCTAAAAAAGTCTTAGATGCGCCTTCTACTATGGTTCAAACTCCAGCTGTCGTTGAAAACATTCAGCCAAAACAAACTCCAGTTCCAGCCACAAATAATAATGATCAACCTTTACATAACTTTAAATTTTGGCAAATCGATAGGTTGGATTTAAAAGCAAAAAATGATAATAAAATCACCATAAACAAACAAATTTTAGATGCAAATTTTAGCAGTTACATAGATGGGTATGGAACTAGCAAGGCTTACATTATGGCTAGAGTTTTGCCTAAATTTGATATCCAAGCAGCAAACACAAACTACTATCTAAACTCACGATTTGTATTAAATGCATACGCTGCAAAAGGTGTGAAAAATACAGCGGTGGATATATTTTTTGGAGCTGATAACTTGATAGAAGTTAGAAAAAATATAAGCGATATAGTTATTAACGATACTCCTGCTATAGGAAGCGAGACAGCTAAAAACATATGGGAATATGGTGTTAAAAATGGTTCGAATAAAACAGAAAATATAATTTTTGTCGAGAGAATTCCGATAAGCAATAGCGATGAAATAGTGGTTAAAAAGCTAGGTGATATAGAGCAAAATGCCGATTCGCAAGGAAAAGTCGAGTATAAATTCGCCCTCGAGCCAAAACAAGAGAAGGTGTTTAAATTCGGCTATACAGTTTCAAAACCGATAAAATAA